ATGGCAACGGCATTGAAGCATGCCGAGCCATAGTCAAAGCCCATCCTGAGATCAAAGTTATCATGTTGACCTCTTTCGCCGAGGATGAATTGTTATTCAAGGCCATTTCAGCCGGAGCGGTGGGTTACGTCTTAAAACAGGTCGGTAATAATGATCTGGTCCGGGCGATTGAAACCGTGGCGCGGGGTGAGGCGCTGTTAGACCCCAGTGTCACCGGCCAGGTCTTGGCTAAGCTGAGAGAGTCGACCCGCTCGGTGGCATTTACGGATTTATCGGAGCGGGAATTGAGGGTGCTGGCCTTGATTGCTCA
This region of Candidatus Saccharimonadales bacterium genomic DNA includes:
- a CDS encoding response regulator transcription factor, with the translated sequence GNGIEACRAIVKAHPEIKVIMLTSFAEDELLFKAISAGAVGYVLKQVGNNDLVRAIETVARGEALLDPSVTGQVLAKLRESTRSVAFTDLSERELRVLALIAQGKTNREIATLLFLGEGTVRNYVSNILDKLGLSNRAEATAYAVRHNLDDYLKSLE